One region of Paraburkholderia phymatum STM815 genomic DNA includes:
- a CDS encoding IclR family transcriptional regulator, whose product MSSSNQSNAAAVRAFRVLETLAEAGQPLSMMDIVDALGLPKQTVHRILVQLIDAWLVTRSAGSRLYECSPRVRTLAVNVLMHAGPAAARHVLLEQLVAKIGETCNLTMLAGNDVVYVDRVETEWPLRMHLQPGSRVPLHCSASGKLLLSFLPKERRDRMIDTLPLRAYSERTITDRDALRQELVATRKRLLAINNQEHLQGLIAIAVPVMLNRNRACAAIAVQAPVGRVTLDDLLSFVPDLRYAADETAKTFRE is encoded by the coding sequence ATGTCGTCTTCGAATCAATCAAACGCGGCAGCCGTGCGCGCGTTTCGCGTGCTGGAGACGCTCGCGGAAGCGGGCCAGCCTCTGTCGATGATGGATATCGTCGACGCGCTGGGATTGCCAAAGCAGACCGTGCACCGGATCCTCGTGCAACTGATCGATGCGTGGCTCGTCACGCGCAGCGCGGGCAGCCGCCTGTACGAATGCTCGCCGCGCGTGCGCACGCTCGCCGTCAACGTGCTGATGCATGCAGGGCCGGCCGCCGCGCGCCATGTGCTGCTCGAACAGCTGGTAGCGAAGATCGGTGAAACGTGCAACCTGACGATGCTCGCCGGCAACGATGTGGTGTATGTGGACCGCGTCGAAACGGAATGGCCGCTGCGTATGCATTTGCAGCCGGGCTCGCGCGTGCCGCTGCACTGCTCGGCGAGCGGGAAGCTGCTGCTGAGTTTTCTTCCGAAGGAAAGACGCGACCGGATGATCGATACGCTGCCGCTGCGCGCGTATTCGGAGCGCACGATCACCGATCGTGACGCGCTGCGGCAGGAGTTGGTCGCCACGCGCAAGCGGCTGCTCGCGATCAACAATCAGGAGCACCTGCAAGGGCTGATCGCGATTGCCGTGCCCGTGATGCTCAACCGCAATCGCGCGTGCGCGGCGATTGCGGTACAGGCGCCCGTCGGCCGGGTCACACTAGACGATCTGCTGTCGTTCGTGCCCGATCTGCGCTATGCGGCGGACGAAACCGCGAAGACCTTTCGCGAGTAA